CAAGAAATACGGGAGTCCTTGACATGGGGCCGCATAAGAAATGCCCCGCCGAATGACTGGCGGGGCTTTGTCGTTACCAACGGGACAGGAAGGCTACTCAATCGCGCCGAGGGTGCGCACCGAGGCGATCTTCTCCCAGTCGTAGTAGGTATTGACGTTCAGGCCGTCCTTGACGCAGGTCATGCGGACGAACTCCTCGCCCAGAAACAGGGTCGCCCCCTCGTAGATCTCACCCTCGTTGACCTGGATCTTGACGTCCTTGCGCAGCTTGCGGGACATGGTCCCCTGCACCGGTTTGGATGCGTACTCGAAGACTTTTTCCAATGTCGCCTTGTTCATGCGTTCCTCCAGGGACTCTTTCTGGTTTCGGACCGGAAGAAACCGGCCCGGAAAAGACTGTCGGGCGGCGCGATCGGGCCGGTACGACCTGTATGCGATCGCGGTCAGCTCGGTTCGAGCGCGAGGCGCAAGGGATAGCCGGGGGCGAAGCGTATTTCCCCATACGCGAGGGTCCGGCTATCCCGCCGCAACGACGCGATCGGGCCGATATGGCCTGTATGCAATCGCGGTCAGATCGGTTCGAGCGCTAGGCGCAAGGGATAGCCGGGGGCGAAGCGTATTTCCCCATACGCGAGGGTCCGGCTATCCCGCCGCAACGACGCGATCGGGCCGATATGGCCTGTATGCAATCGCGGTCAGATCGGTTCGAGCGCTAGGCGCAAGGGATAGCCGGGGGCGAAGCGTATTTCCCCATACGCGAGGGTCCGGCTATCCCGCCGCAACGACGCGATCGGGCCGATATGGCCTGTATGCAATCGCGGTCAGATCGGTTCGAGCGCTAGGCGCAAGGGATAGCCGGGGGCGAAGCGTATTTCCCCATACGCGAGGGTCCGGCTATCCCGCTGCAACGACGCGATCGGGCCGATATGGCCGCGATTAACCGCACCCCGCGCCGCCGCCGGCACAGCCCGAGCCGATGCCCGAACGGCGGACCTTGAGTGCGTTGATGTCGCCGCCCTCGAAGACGAAGCGCAGGGCGTCCTCGATGAAGCCGTCCACGGTGTGAGCGCGGATGCCGTGCTCCTCAAGGACCAGACGCGGGGTCTCGCCCACGGCGGCGCAGAGCACGGCCCGGCAATCCTTGAGAGCGGCAGCCAGGTCGGCCCAACGCTGGGGACCACACCCCGCCTGCGGGGCCGGGCGCTCCTCGACGAACCGATAGCCGCCGGACTCGGACTCGCCCCATATCTGGAAGGCCTTGGCCTCGCCCAGATGCTGGTTGACGAGCAGCCCTTCGCGGGTAGCCACGGCCACGAACGGGCGGGCCATGGCCGCCTCCAGGGGCTTAAGCTTGGAGCAGGCCTGGAGCGTACCGCACAGGGCCGAGGACTGGTCATCGCCAAGCAACCCCACGGCGTCGGCGCGGCAACGCTTGCAGTGGGTCATCTGCTCGATAAAGGGTTCGGCCTCCCTGCGCAGGGGCAGGATGGTCTCGCGGCCCGGTTCCGGGATATGCTCGAACGGAGTGTCGGCCGTGGGCTTGAGCGGGATCATGTTCTGGATGTCCGCGCCCAGGGAAGCGCAGACCCTGGCCACCTCGACCACATGATGGTCATTGACGCCGGGGATGACGATGGAGTTGATCTTGACCGTGACGCCACGCTTTTTGAGCCCCCTGAGAGCCGCAAGCTGGCGGTCCAGGAGGATCTCCGCGCCCTTCTCGCCGTGGTAGACCACGTTGCCGTCCTTGACCCAGGCGTAGATCTTGGCCCCGATGGCCGGATCCACGGCCGAAATGGTGATGGTTACGTGGGACACGCCGAGCTCGGCGATGTCGTCCAGATACGGCAGGATGCCCATGCCGTTGGTGGACAGGCAGAAAAGCAGTTCGGGATGGCTCGCGTTCAGCAGCCGCATGGTCTCCAGGGTCTCGGCCGGGTTGGCGAAGGGATCGCCGGGACCGGCGATGCCCGCCACGGTGATGCGCGGCTCCTTCTCCAAAACCTTTTCCATGTATTCCGCGGCTTGAAACGGCTTGAGCACGCCGGAGGTCACGCCGGGGCGGGACTCGTTCACACAGTCGTACTTGCGGTTGCAATAGTTGCACTGGATGTTGCACTTGGGGGCCACGGGCAGGTGCACGCGGCCACAGCTTCCGGCGCTCTTCTTGTTGAAACAGGGGTGCTTGGTGGTATCCTTGGACATGTCGGTTCTCCTGTGGTTGCTTCGGCGGGGGCACGCATCCGTTTCCTCCCGCCGCGTCGGTGCCGCGTTCCGTGTTTAGATATAGCCGTAGCCGATGGGAGAATCGGCCTGTTTCTTCTCGATGACCGCGTTGACAACCCGGTCAAACAGGGCCTGGGTACCCTTGTAGCCGAGAGTCAGGGTGCGCTGACCGCCGAAGCGGTCATGAATGGGAAAGCCCACGCGGACCAGGGGCACGTTCCACGCCTTGGCGTAGCGGTATCCCTTGGAGTGTCCCACCAACAGATCCGGAGCGAGTTCCCCGGCCTCGGCCGCGATGTCGTGAAAATCCACGGCCTCGCGCACCTCGGGGGCGATGCGGGCCACGCCGTCGGTGACCTTGGCGATGGCCTTCTCCAATCCCTTGTTGCGCGCGCCGGTGCCGGCCAGGACCACGTCCACGCCGATCTCGGACAAGAACGCGCACAGCCCCACGACCAAGTCCTCCTCGCCGTAGACCACGGCCCGCTTGCCGAAGATGTACTTGTGGCCGTCCACGTAGGCGTCCACCAACCGGCCGCGCTCCAGTTCGTAACGACGCGGCATGGCCTTGCCGGAGATGTCTTCCAGGGTCTCGAAGAAACGATCGGACTCGCGCAGCCCCATGGGCAGGCCGAGGCGGTGATTGGGTATGCCGAACCGCTCCTCCAGGCTCGCGCCGCCGCTCTTGGCGGGCAGACAGCGGCCGAATTCGATGGTCGCCCGCGAGCCGCTCATGGTCTTGATGTCCCCGATGGGCGTGCCGCCCTCGGGAATCTTGACGTAGTCTTCGAGGGCCGGGCCATCCAGGGTCTCGGAGATATCCGGGAGGATGGTCGCCTCGATGCCGAAATGGTCGCAGATGTCGCGCAGATGGCGGACGTCTTCGCAGGAAACCAGGCTGGGCAGGATGTTCACCCGGCCGGTGGCGGGCGCCTTTTCCAGGCAGAGCTGCTCGACCATGGAACGGACCGCGCCGTGCCAGCCATCCATATGCGTACCGTTATAGCTGGGGGTCGAAACCCGAACCAGTTCGGGAAGATCGAGATCGCCGAATTCCTTGTAGAACTCCCCGAAGTACATGGGTACGTCGTCGCCGATGGTCTCGGTCAGGCAGGTGGTCGCCACACCGATGAGCTTGGGCTCGTACTTCTTCATGACGTTGAGGATGCCCTTCTTGAGATTCGGGCCGCCGCCGTAGATGGCGTTCTTCTCGCCCAGCGCCGAGGACGCGATGTCCACGGGCTCGCGGAAATGGGAGATGATGTAGCGGCGCATGTAGGTGGCGCACCCTTGGGAGCCGTGCAGGAAGGGAATGGCCCCCTCCACGCCCCGGAAGGCCAGGGAGGCCCCGAGCGGCGTACACAGCTTGCAGGCGTTGGTGGTGGAGACGAAATTGGGCCTTGCGGTCTTGACCTTACTCATTGGCGGCCTCCTTGCGGGCTTCCTTGGCGAGGTTGGCGCGATTGGCGCGCCGCGGGGCGAATTGCCAGACGGGAGACATGGCCGAGGAATGGATCTCGCGGGCGAAGTTGAGCATACCCCGAAACCCTTCCAGGGCCTCTTTGCGCTCGTGGTTGTGGTCGCAAAAACCCACGCCCAGCTTGTAGGCGATGGGCCGCTCCTTGACCCCGCCCACAAAGACGTCCACATCCTTCTCCTTGATGAAGTGGGAGAGTTCGAGCGGATTGGCGTCGTCGATGATGACCGTGCCGGGGTCGGTGATCTCGGCCAGCTCGGCGTAGTCCTCCTTGGTGCCGGTCTGGGAGCCGACAACCACGACCTTCATGCCCAGATGGCGGAAGGCCTTGAC
The Desulfovibrio sp. Huiquan2017 genome window above contains:
- a CDS encoding radical SAM protein translates to MSKDTTKHPCFNKKSAGSCGRVHLPVAPKCNIQCNYCNRKYDCVNESRPGVTSGVLKPFQAAEYMEKVLEKEPRITVAGIAGPGDPFANPAETLETMRLLNASHPELLFCLSTNGMGILPYLDDIAELGVSHVTITISAVDPAIGAKIYAWVKDGNVVYHGEKGAEILLDRQLAALRGLKKRGVTVKINSIVIPGVNDHHVVEVARVCASLGADIQNMIPLKPTADTPFEHIPEPGRETILPLRREAEPFIEQMTHCKRCRADAVGLLGDDQSSALCGTLQACSKLKPLEAAMARPFVAVATREGLLVNQHLGEAKAFQIWGESESGGYRFVEERPAPQAGCGPQRWADLAAALKDCRAVLCAAVGETPRLVLEEHGIRAHTVDGFIEDALRFVFEGGDINALKVRRSGIGSGCAGGGAGCG
- a CDS encoding nitrogenase component 1, giving the protein MSKVKTARPNFVSTTNACKLCTPLGASLAFRGVEGAIPFLHGSQGCATYMRRYIISHFREPVDIASSALGEKNAIYGGGPNLKKGILNVMKKYEPKLIGVATTCLTETIGDDVPMYFGEFYKEFGDLDLPELVRVSTPSYNGTHMDGWHGAVRSMVEQLCLEKAPATGRVNILPSLVSCEDVRHLRDICDHFGIEATILPDISETLDGPALEDYVKIPEGGTPIGDIKTMSGSRATIEFGRCLPAKSGGASLEERFGIPNHRLGLPMGLRESDRFFETLEDISGKAMPRRYELERGRLVDAYVDGHKYIFGKRAVVYGEEDLVVGLCAFLSEIGVDVVLAGTGARNKGLEKAIAKVTDGVARIAPEVREAVDFHDIAAEAGELAPDLLVGHSKGYRYAKAWNVPLVRVGFPIHDRFGGQRTLTLGYKGTQALFDRVVNAVIEKKQADSPIGYGYI